The following is a genomic window from Arthrobacter sp. NicSoilB4.
TCGATTTTTGACCTCAGCCGCTGGACGTGGACGTTGACCAGCCGCGTGTCGGCGGCGTGCCGGTAGCCCCAGACCTGCTCCAGGAGGAGCTCCCGGGTGAAGACCTGCCAGGGTTTGCGGGCCAGTGCCACCAGCAGGTCGAATTCCAGCGGAGTCAGCGAGATGCGCTCGGTGCCGCGGCTGACAAGGTGTCCGGCAACGTCGATCGTGACGTCCGCGATGCGCAGCGTCTCCGGGGCCTTCTGGTCGCCGGGCCGGAGCCTGGCCCGGACCCGGGCGACGAGCTCGGCCGGTTTAAACGGCTTCGGGACGTAGTCATCGGCGCCGGACTCAAGGCCACGGACCACGTCGGAGGTGTCCGCTTTGGCGGTGAGCATCACGATTGGCACGTCGGATTCGGCGCGGATCTGGCGGCAGACTTCAATGCCGTCGATGCCCGGGAGCATAAGATCGAGCAGCACGAGGTCTGGCTTGGCGGAGCGGAACACTTCCAGTGCCTTCCCGCCGTCAGCGCAGAAAACAGGCTCAAACCCGTCATTGCGCAGCACAATACCGATCATCTCGGCCAGAGCCTCGTCATCGTCCACTACCAGAATGCGTGCCTTCATATGTATATATTCCCCTATTGAAATGGCTTTGTCGTATTCGGCGGCGCCCGGGCATGGCGCCGCCGGCGCCCGGACCACGCTTCGACACCGCCGTCGGGGTGTTGTGACAAACCTCCGTCCGTGCCGCAGGCTATGGACAGGACACCACGCAACAGGCCAGGAACCTAGGAGGACTTTGTGAGCACGCCTATCTACGAGCTTGCACTCGGCGCGGACTTTGCGCGGCTGCAGCCTGAGCTGCAGGAGTATTTCTCACTCACTCCCGGATCCGGCCACTACGGCGTCGGCGAGGGCGTGTTCGAGGTGGTCGGCTGCCGGCAGGCCTGGCTGCGACCGCTGCTGCGCCTCGCCGCGGGAGAGGAATCCTTCTTCCCGGAATACGGTGAAGGCATCCGCTTCCGGATCGAGAACCATGCCCACCTGGACCCGTTCGGGCGGTCCAGCCTCACCGCCCGGCGTGAGATCTTCTTCCCGGACACCACCCGGTTGTTCCACGACACCACCAGCTTCGATGGCTCCGGCAGCCGGCACGGCCTGGTGGACTATGTCGGGCGGTACAGGCGGCTCGTAACGGACCTTAACCTCGGGGTCACTGCCGGGGGCAGGCTGCGCGGGGTTTCGGAGGCCTCGCGGCTGTTCCTCGGACCGCTCCGGATTCCGTTGCCGGCCGCCCTTGATGCCAAGGCCTATGCCGAACAGTGGTGGGCTCCGGAGGAGGGCACCACCGGAAAGCACAGGATCCAGGTGAAGGTGATCCAGCCGCAGCTGGGGCTGGTCCTCGTCTACGCCGGGCACTTCGACTACCGGCTGGAACCGTACCCCGGCGGCCTGTCAGCTCCGGGGTATCTTCCGGACCGTGCCCAGCCGGACCGCTGGGAAGCCCGCAGCTGAGCGCAATCCCGCAGCGGCACCGCCCCTGAGCTAGCCGAGCGCGAGCTGGTTGAGGCCATCAGCGACCTGGGTCAGCCGTCCCAGCACCGCCGTGGCGGACGACGGAGAATGCCTGGACAGCCCCTCCGACGGCGTGACCCGCAAGGCGCCGAGGGTCGACGCCGGCAGGCCCAGCTGGCGCCACGGCCGCCAGACCGTCTCCACGACGTCGGCCACGCGGGGCAGCGCCGCGGCAGGGTTGGCCACGTCGAGCGCGCCGGCCCACAGCCGTTTGCCCGCCTCCACCGCGCCGGCGAGCTGTTCCCACTGCCTGGACGTAAGCGCACGCAGGGGCACGGCGATCCCGTCTGCGCCGGCCGCCAAAATCCGGTCGAAGGGCGCCTCGACTTCCGGAACGGAGACCACCACCTCGACGGCGCCGGCCGCCCGCAGGGCGTCGATGACCAGCTGCCAGGCGTCGGTGGCTTCCCTGCCCGGCACCGAGCGAAGGGTCCGGTACCCGCTGGACGTGGGAATGGTCCCGGCCAGCACCGAGGCGATCTCCGGCTCGTCGATCTGGACCACGATCCGGGCCCCGGGGGCCGCTGCAGCAACGCGGCTGAGGTAGCCGCCGGCGCCGGCCGCCAGCGAGGCAGCGAGGTCCCGGCGGGCACCATGGTCGATCAGGGCACGCTCGCCGTTGTGCAGGTGCAGGCCCGCGGCGAGGCTGAGCGGGCCGCGCAGCTGGACCTTGATGTCCTGCGCCGGCGTGTCCTCGGCGCCGATCACGTCGGCGAGGATGTTGATGTCGGTGGACAGGGCGGAACGCGCCCGCCTGAAGTCCTTGCCGGGGCGGTCCACGATCCGCCAGCCGTAGGGCTGGACGTCCACGGAAAGGTCCACCAACAGGGAGGCTGTCCGGCCGAGCGCGTCGGAGCCGACGCCCCGGTCCGGCAATTCGGCCAGGAAAGGCAGGTGCGGGCTGCCCAGCTCGCCACGGATAATGCGCGCGGCCTCTAGGGGGTCCTCGCCGGGCCAGGTGCCCAGCGCGGTGGCGGTGACCTGTTCCGGCTGTACTGAATGTGGTCCGGCCACGGCTAGGCGGTGGCGGAGACGGTCGGGCCGGCGGCGCCGGGTACTTCGCCGGCGGTCAGCGGGCGCACGGAATTGGTGGCCTGGGGATCTGTGGCCAGCGCCGCTTCGTGGTCCTCGGCAATAGCCTCGTGGTGCCGGATGACCTCGCCGATGATGAAGTTGAGGAACTTCTCGGCGAAGGCCGGATCCAGGTGGGCCTCCGCGGCAAGGCGTCGCAGCCGCGCGATCTGGGCCGTTTCGCGGCCGGGGTCCCCGGCGGGAAGTTTGTGGGTTGCTTTCAGGAATCCGACCTTCTGGGTGGCCTTGAAGCGCTCGGCGAGCAGGAAGACGAGGGTGGCATCGATGTTGTCGATGCTTGAGCGGATCGACAACAGCTCCGCCATCACCGCCGGGTCCACCTGACCGGCCAGCGAGCTGGCCCCGGGGTCATAGGCATCGGCGTCTGGGTGGGTCTGGTTCTGCTCGGTCATTGCTCCAGTCTAGGGGCACCGGCGCTAATCACTTCTGCTGTTAAGCGCTGCCGGCAGGACGCCGCGCTGCCCCATTCCGGCGCATTCCGCCGCACGAATGGGCATGCCCACCGTTCGGCTGAACGGTGGGCATGTCCCTAACGTGTGCTCCTCATCAGGCTAGCTGTGAAGCACTTCGCGGAAGGCCTCGCGGCGGCGGGCCTGCTCGTCCGGGTCCGGGACCGGCAGGGACGCTATGAGTTTCTTCGTGTAGGCGTGCTGCGGGTTGCCCATCACCTGGGTGCCCATTCCCTGTTCGACCATCTTGCCCTTGTAGAGCACACCGACCCAGGGCGAGAGGATGTCCACCACGGCGAGGTCATGGCTGATGAACAGGGCCGCGAACCCAAACTCGCGCTGGATCTCCTTGAAGAGCTCCAGCACCACGGCCTGCACGGACACATCCAGCGCCGACGTCGGCTCATCAGCGATGAGCAGCTTCGGGTTCAGGATGAGCGCCCGCGCCAGGGAGGCGCGCTGCCGCTGGCCGCCGGAGAGTTCGTGCGGGAACCGGTCAGCGTACGACGCCGGCAGCTGCACTGACTCAAGCAGCTCGCCAACGCGCTTGCGTGCCTCCGCCGGGGTCGGGTTGCCGTGGATGATGAGCGGCTCGGCGACGCAGTCGCCGATGGTCAACTGCGGGTTGAAGGATGCCGCCGGGTCCTGGAACACGAAGCCGATCTCCTTGCGGAGCGGTTTGAACGTGCGCTCCTTGAAGTTCAGCATTTCGTAGCCCAGCACCTTGAGGCTGCCGCCCGTGGTCCGGTTGAGGCCGGCGATGGCCCGGCCGATCGTGGTCTTGCCGGAACCCGACTCCCCCACGAGTCCGAAGACTTCGCCTTCGGAAACCGTGAAGCTGACGCCATCCACCGCCTTGAAGGCCGGAGCACCCAGCCGTCCTGGGTACTCAATGGTGAGGTTCTTGGCCTCGACCAGCACCTTCCCGCCCTGGTGCGCGCGCTCCGTCATGCCTTCGGACGCGGAGTTGCGGCCGAGGTGCGGGACGGCGGCGAGGAGCTTCTTGGTGTACTCCTCCCGGGGCTGGGCGAACAGCACCCGTGATGGAGCTTCCTCCACGACGTCGCCCTGGTACATGACCACCACGCGGTCAGCGAGGTCGGCGACAACGCCCATGTTGTGCGTGATCAGCACGATGGACGTACCGAACTTGTCCCGCAGGTCCCGCAGCAGCTCCAGGATTTCCGCCTGGACGGTGACGTCCAGGGCGGTGGTCGGCTCGTCGGCCACGATCAGGCCCGGGTTCAGGGCCAGCGCGGCGGCAATGACGACGCGCTGCTTCTGCCCGCCCGAGAACTGGTGCGGGTAGTAGTTGACCCGGGTGTCCGGGTCCGGGATGCCCACCTTCCGGAGGGCTTCGATGGCCCGTGCCTTGGCCTCCTTGGCCGAGATCTTCTTGCC
Proteins encoded in this region:
- a CDS encoding ABC transporter ATP-binding protein, whose translation is MTTNIDRPGRGSGPVLDIENLKVTFATDAGDVYAVKDVSLEVNPGEVVAIVGESGSGKTVTAKTILGLLPETATSQGAVLINGNNVISVSAAKLRQIRGRDVAMVFQEPSTALNPVYTVGWQIAEGIRAHADTGSGKKISAKEAKARAIEALRKVGIPDPDTRVNYYPHQFSGGQKQRVVIAAALALNPGLIVADEPTTALDVTVQAEILELLRDLRDKFGTSIVLITHNMGVVADLADRVVVMYQGDVVEEAPSRVLFAQPREEYTKKLLAAVPHLGRNSASEGMTERAHQGGKVLVEAKNLTIEYPGRLGAPAFKAVDGVSFTVSEGEVFGLVGESGSGKTTIGRAIAGLNRTTGGSLKVLGYEMLNFKERTFKPLRKEIGFVFQDPAASFNPQLTIGDCVAEPLIIHGNPTPAEARKRVGELLESVQLPASYADRFPHELSGGQRQRASLARALILNPKLLIADEPTSALDVSVQAVVLELFKEIQREFGFAALFISHDLAVVDILSPWVGVLYKGKMVEQGMGTQVMGNPQHAYTKKLIASLPVPDPDEQARRREAFREVLHS
- the mtrA gene encoding MtrAB system response regulator MtrA, which gives rise to MKARILVVDDDEALAEMIGIVLRNDGFEPVFCADGGKALEVFRSAKPDLVLLDLMLPGIDGIEVCRQIRAESDVPIVMLTAKADTSDVVRGLESGADDYVPKPFKPAELVARVRARLRPGDQKAPETLRIADVTIDVAGHLVSRGTERISLTPLEFDLLVALARKPWQVFTRELLLEQVWGYRHAADTRLVNVHVQRLRSKIERDPEAPEVVLTVRGVGYKAGS
- a CDS encoding DUF4166 domain-containing protein: MSTPIYELALGADFARLQPELQEYFSLTPGSGHYGVGEGVFEVVGCRQAWLRPLLRLAAGEESFFPEYGEGIRFRIENHAHLDPFGRSSLTARREIFFPDTTRLFHDTTSFDGSGSRHGLVDYVGRYRRLVTDLNLGVTAGGRLRGVSEASRLFLGPLRIPLPAALDAKAYAEQWWAPEEGTTGKHRIQVKVIQPQLGLVLVYAGHFDYRLEPYPGGLSAPGYLPDRAQPDRWEARS
- a CDS encoding chorismate mutase, with protein sequence MTEQNQTHPDADAYDPGASSLAGQVDPAVMAELLSIRSSIDNIDATLVFLLAERFKATQKVGFLKATHKLPAGDPGRETAQIARLRRLAAEAHLDPAFAEKFLNFIIGEVIRHHEAIAEDHEAALATDPQATNSVRPLTAGEVPGAAGPTVSATA